Within the Silurus meridionalis isolate SWU-2019-XX chromosome 2, ASM1480568v1, whole genome shotgun sequence genome, the region GAATTgcaattgttttataaaaaaattaaaaaatactgaaatatatGTTGTCCTCTCTAGAGCTCTGTGCATGCTGATACTGGAGAGCCGATTTCCATTGTGTTTCGTCCACAAGGTAACACTTACTCGTAGTTGTTAGTAATACTTTGGCTGTATTTGATCCACCTGgagaaatttatttatttatattttaatcaatttttgTATCTTTCCTGAATCTCACTCATGATCTAATGATAACAGTCATATTGTTTTGCAGCTTTTCTGCCTGTAGCGGCACCTTTGGTGAGTAATGATACACAgtactgttaatattaattttctGAAATGACCAACTAATTGCATGTATCACTTAAGTGGTATCTCTTTCATCAGGGAAAATTGAAACTAACTTGTCAACATGTTCTGTTTAATGTCACTTTTCTCTGTTAACATATTATTCAATGAATAattcttgctttcttttcctAACCTGTAGGTCATAGCAAGCTTTTTGCCACATAAAGGAGTGACACCTGCCTTGTTTTGGCAGGTAATGCAATTTAATTACTTACTGTCTATGATTATTtgaagatttgtattttttttttgtaactgagaattttttttcattctccaTTTGCAGTTTATGCTACAGAGCTACTCTGCAGGTTTCAACCAGGCTAACAGAAATGCAACAGCCTCGCCGGTaatccagaattttttttctctgcgtCAATCATTATCACTATGATctataataatcattatatcTATTACATACCTAAACTAAATTTTGGTCAGGTCTTTCAGAATACATTGGAATGACTTATTTGGGCATTGAACATAAAGAGCAAAAACATAATGAGTCTTTTGATTTTGTTAAGGACAATAAGCCCTCAATGAAACAGGCTCTTCTGATCACTGGAACAGTGGCGTATTCAACACTTACAGGGGTGAGactttctttgtttattaaattgagataatttacaatataatcTGTTTTAACAGTCCCAAAAACTCTACCCTCTGATTCATACGTGAACAGTATTTTAATGGTATCTTGGTAGGCTCTTCCTCAAATTTTAATCCAGCGCCTAGCAGTCAGCAGTCGTTCAGCTCAGGCCTTCTGTAGGTCAGTGCTGCCTGTTCCTCTGTCAGGTCAGTAAAGCAGTCTGATGTGCTTTCTAATTTTCTGTTATACTAACAATCATGGTGGTTTCTAATTTTCATCTTCTGTGAAATTCGTTTTGTTCTAAATTACCTATTAACCATTAATAATATACATTCATTGACCATGGTCAGAGTCAGTTTTCCTTCAAACTGATGTTTTATGTAaacctttatttgtatttttatttacatgtatctGCATAATTTAAACTATTGTGCTGCTGTAACATGATTGGCAGATTGCATAATTGCAGGTGTTCTTATTAAAGTGGCCTGTGAGTGTACTTACATCCAAACCCCATAGTGCatccattattttattttagcagtTTAACAGATCAATGGCTAAGTAAAGATTATACCATGTTATGTCAttatattgcattgaatcaaGGTTGGTAATGAATTTTAAGAggcccaatatatatatatatatatattagaaaagaaacaatttaattctttttcgttttattttttgttcatctGATATAAAATGACAttcagtttttaaatgtaagcatccagttaaaacatttataaggtATTTATAacgaattgattttttttttctttctagctTGTTTGGCTGCCTTTAGTGTCTTCGTGGTGAGAAGTGAGGAATCAGAGAATGGTATAAAAGTCTATGACTGCAATGGAAATGCAGTTGGAATCTCAAAGGAAGCTGGATTTAAGGTGGGAATATTGTAAtcagaaattacatttttttttaagtatataaattaaaataatgagtAAACTTCACTGTTTGACTTGGCCTATGAAAAACACTCTCAGGCATACATAATACCGCTAACTATAAGTGTCTGACTGAAAATCTTACTGTGCACACTACTGTTATTTTCCCACTTTCCTCTGCCTCAGGCCGTAAAGGAGACAGCTATATCTCGAGCAACTCTTTTTGGTACCACTGCAGTTGTTCCTAATCTACTTGTCCTCATTCTCAAGAGGTGATGATCACTTCAATGTCccatgtagtgtattttattcactcatttactctctGCCTGGTGCAATCTGTGTGAATACGTTTGTTTTGTCTCAGGACAAAGTTGGCCCAAAGAAACACACTGATGCTTGCTCCAGTTAGACACATCAGCACTGCAGTTGTCCTTGGCTTGATGATCCCTGCGTCTTTCAGTCTGTTTCCACAACTTGGCAAGGTAAAGTACATCAAACTGTCATGATAGTTGTTACACCATTCTGCATTATTTATcccaaattaatttaaaattaatcaCAAACCAGATTAACCACTGGGTAACAGATATCCTAACGAACCTAAAATATTTCCCCAAATAACAACTAATTAGTCTTTTAAACCCTTGATGACCCTAATCAGGATCAGAAAACCACCTTTAtgctctttttttaaagaacattctttGTCCCATGAACTTCATATCTGACCTCTGGTGCCCACACGAACCTAGTCACATATATGTAGTACTTTAGAATAACAATTACAATAGTAATTACTGGTTTTGTATGTgttaaatgtcattttatttctgCTGTTTTTAGATTAAAAAGGAGCACGTAGAAAAAGAGCTGCAAAGTTTAACAGATGATGGGGAGCTGTTTTACCACAGAGGACTCTAACAGACCTTAAAGACCAGCACTCGCAACATTTATATCATATCAAGTGAGCTTCCTAAGTGAGATTCCTAATGAGCTTCTGTATGGAAACCTGACTGAAAAAATACTATTTTGAAAGTAGTACTGATTACACCGAGTACTGATTGCTGCCTTTGCACATGCAGTTCATCTGAACAAATGTAACACCCCACTACACTTTCAGTGGCGTATACCAAGTTTAGTGGAATTACTGAAACCGCAGCACTTTTTTCAGGACTGTGCTGGTAGTTTGGTCTGCACTGTTCTCAGCACTGTAGATGAACTGCGATCACTGATGCAGCACTGCTCGTGTACAGCCATATTCTCAATTAATGTCAAACAAGCAGTACATAATAAAACCATAACTCTTGGGAAATGGT harbors:
- the sfxn4 gene encoding sideroflexin-4; its protein translation is MDPNLEYWHHNGKSFLSRLRIWLNILDPSSLLSSDAEIENARSLIRREGNQQNNEKVSSALKLSLSSVHADTGEPISIVFRPQAFLPVAAPLVIASFLPHKGVTPALFWQFMLQSYSAGFNQANRNATASPDNKPSMKQALLITGTVAYSTLTGALPQILIQRLAVSSRSAQAFCRSVLPVPLSACLAAFSVFVVRSEESENGIKVYDCNGNAVGISKEAGFKAVKETAISRATLFGTTAVVPNLLVLILKRTKLAQRNTLMLAPVRHISTAVVLGLMIPASFSLFPQLGKIKKEHVEKELQSLTDDGELFYHRGL